CGAAGAAACCCCCAGCTGTAAAGCACTGATGGATAGGCCAGTCCACATTCTACTTACAGCAATCTCATTTATGCTCATTGGAACACTAACAGAAGTTAAAACCTTAACAATATCAGGCAGTGAACCAATTTGATCAACACTAGCAGCCTTCAAATGCTCGTGCAAATATTTGTACCTTTCATGAGTACATGACTGCGAACAACCAGCACCCTCCTTCATGACTTTTGCAAGAAGATCACCATGTAAATAAGGAAGGAAATAATCTAGTTCcaaatacttttttttctttcaagtaTGATCCATACAAAAGTCTTCATCCGGTGATTCGGCTGGTTCCAAATGCTCTATTGCAGATGGTTCGTCAAACTCCCAAGAAGCATTGTACATCTGTGACTCAATCTTCCCAGAGGGCAACAACCTAATGAGTCCAAAACTGCAGCCAACACCACGTTCAAGATGGATGTTTAAGAGATCTTCAGTGATGACGCAGAAGCCCGTGATTTTTCTCTTAGGACGCCTTGCATTTGATAACTTCTCTTGTATGAGGCAATCACCACTATAGCATTGGGAACCGGACAAAGATAGATACACAGAATGCCCCCATGCATATAAGGTGTGGCATAAATCTGCAACTATAGAAGCCACTGATTTAGGTGGAGCTGGCACAGGAGGCCCATAGAAGAAAAAACTAAAGTCATCATCCAAAAATGACCCCAGCAAAATGACAAAACCAGATTGAGTGGCCCATTGATATTTGTCACGATCTGCCTTGGACCTTAATTCAGAAAGTTCGAACACCTGCATATAACTTGGTTTATCATCAAGATTGTGAATCCATTGTAACACAGGAGATAGTGGCTTTCTGGTGTCTATGAGGTATAGGCCATATTTACTTGCTATACAGAAATTTAAACCTCCAGAACCGGCTCTACAAATTGCAACGAATTTGTCAGGCTCGTGTGTGTCAGCAAACAGCTCAATCTTTGCTAGAACGCTTCCAATATACTTGCCATGATACCTCCCATCTACTTGGTAAACAACATCTGAACAAGCAATAACAAAAATCCGAGGATGCGAACCAAATTCAAAACTCAACCATCTTGTATCTGAAGTTAATGTACCCGAATCTGAATCCTTCCATTCAACATCTAAACTAGTTCTTTCAGGTTCGGGACCCCAATCAAATAAGATCAGTTCACCACTATCTAACAAAACAAGACTTTGATAATTCATAAGTGGACCCCAACAAGCATGAAGAACAGAAGCAGAGAACTGCTCGGAACCCAAGTTAACCAATACATGTTGATGTTGTTTACGATCCCAGTCAATCTTAAACCAATGGACAGAGTGGGTTGTACAAGCTGACAAATAACCTAGAGTAACAACagaaggtggtggtggaagaTACTTATGAGAAACAAAATCAGCAGGCTTCCAAACTGAATTAACCATAATCTTAACAATTCCTCCAAACTCACATTCTGATTTACCATAGATTGGTGGTTCTCCATCTACTTTTAGGGACAATTTAGCATACCCGAGTGTCTGGAGTTTATCCCCAGTAGGGAAGAAAACCAATCATTGTCAGGGCATTTGATAAAACCGAGATTGTTGTTAGCAGAGAAATCATCAGACTTAACTTGAGTAGTAGATGGAGATGGAGATACTGTTCTTCGGGTTCCAGTAGAAGGGCTAAATAGAAGCGGACCGACTGTAGATTTTACTACAGATTCAGGTAAAAGAAGAGGCGGACAAAGGACAGAGCCGATGGGCAAGTGCGCTTTATATCCTTCAGAGAAATCCATGAGTCCGAGAGATTAATTTCTGAGTTGTACAAAACCAACTGTGAGTGGTAGACTTtaagatcatcagaaaaatagaagagaagtgaaaaaaaaaaaattgaccgtTAACTACCATTAAATACTTCGTttgataaattatttttttattttttattttttattaaatataaaattggtttgacaatttTACCCTTCACAAAACCGTCTTCACTCTTCATCCTCAGTTCAGGCCTTTTGTCGAACATTTCTTGTGCATATTGCAAACTGACAATGGATAATGCTCTGTCGGTATTTTACTTCTTCCTTGATAACTCTCCTTCACTGCAATATCGAAATGGGAACTCTTATTCATCCAGGACGCTAAAGATGATCTTAATGAACACCAAACATCAATTGCAGCAGCTAACTTCCTCCCTGGATTCTCGACTGCAATACGACCCAGAAATTTAACAATTTCATATTCAATGTCCTTGAATCTCTTAGCTTCGAAAACCTTGTCCTATCAGCAAGGGAAAACCACCTAAAACATCCCTCTATTCATTACCGTGAATCAACGGTAATCCATTTCTTCTCTATCTTTCCGGACAAAACCCATTCTTATTATACATCTCATACCAATCGTTCCATGTTAGTCTCAAACACAATTTCCCTTTCAAATCTTCTAGGACAACAAATGACAACATCATTATTTCTTAGGGATTAATTAGAGAATTCCTTGATCAAGCaaaaatcatgtacttaaaaccAGCGGAGCTAGACCCTGCTAAAGCAAAAATCATGTAGTTCTCATCAAACTATTCAGGACGTTTCCATATACTTGATTGGGATCATAACAAGGACCATCTTCTGTGAATTATTACCAAtgttgtttaggttttagacttTAGTATGATTTCAGATATGGGTTTTTGTCGTAATCGTCTTTTGATGCTGAATCTTGAATTCAAAACCAGTGAAGAACTGTTGTAGTGGTGAAGAAAAGAAAGAGGTCAATCACCAAATTGTATCTGTAAAAGTTGAATAATGTATATATCCAACGAAATCCGAAGCTTAACCGAACAAAGTAGGAATTACCcataggtaccattatagtgttctaagttagtggcaggtccacccattaaagcccagtaataagaggtccataattaaaagaaaacatgaaaatggaccaaattttttaagcccaggtcctgcacacgtgcgAGATAGATATACGtaatatgaaaataccacaaATAACCTTTCTTATTTAATATGTTAAAAGCAGGAGAAATATTATTCACATTtcatattcattttcttcttctctttcctctcaccattgctgcagatgaagatgaagatttgtctttattctttctcgtttctaccgaatcagatgatgaagatttttctattgtaatgttttttttttaaggttttggcGATCTAATCATTGTTGTGCTTGATTATGTTTTCGATCTCCATGGTTGATTTGTCGACTATAtattagatctagatgaataatcacattttttgttcatttcgttgctagattcgattatgtgacttccattttagatgttttagacgtgtttcagttcttttttgtatatgaagcaacaatacgtatatcccgtactgatagaaacttagtttatttttgagaagaagaagaagaagatgcatcgttatgatttacgacgagaagattgtttgtgtttccaGGTATGTATATTAACAATGATTTTCGGTTTCCATTCTATTTTTTTCGTAGATTTGTTACtagtttttcacatgcagctgaaatttagattatgaatcagcagtacatatatgatgtactgaaaaattatgctttaattttgttatttttgtagtttttgatatttttcttcttcgatctagaagtatatatatggaatattgaagaaaaaaaagtgttCCGATTCTGGTTTTTAgagattcattacttggttttcacatgcaactgattttagtttcattttggttgtttttgatatgcttttaagttgtttttgtgtattaatcatcggtacgtatatgatatactggtggattttgatggaacaagttcagatctaaataaacaatcatgttttgtgtttatttcattagtagatctgatacttttatggtttgcttttcagttttcttttgttattatcaATTGTTGATAAACATCACTGTCCAGAATTCGTCCTAAATTTTATACTTCTCTTGCTGTTTTAAAAGTTTCTGGGGATATAGTTGATGAAAAGAATGTACACAGTTGGGTTTTGCTTAGATTTGTTTATAAACCTTCTTTGATTCATATGTGTAGTATTTGAATTTTATGTTTGTTAGTGATGCTGTGAAGTGTTTGATGAATAAGTGTTCTTGAAATGCATTAGAAGCGTTGGGTATCTTTAGAGAGATGAGAATTGAAGGAGTTAAATTGGAATTGCACGACTGTATTTTACTCATTGCTGGTGCTCCACTTGGTGAAGAATTGAAGGGGATTTTGATTCATGTGTATGTGCTCTTCCTCTTATGTGGTCTTCCTCTTTTCTGTATTTCCTTTTAAGATTCATGATACAATTTGTATCTTATCTATCACGGACAGGTGAAGGTGGGAACCCGTTCTTCGTTACTCAACTTTGGATCACCAGTGGATGCATCTCAGCTATATAAATTACTCCATGCCCTTCATCcacatcctcatcagaagaaaaatTAGCAGGCAGAGGTGCACCTGGAACATGTATGTTGCtcggattttgttgtttttgtcaTACATACCAAAATAAATAGAATAGTAGCTTGGTGCATCTTCTCGATGTTGTTTACTGCTCTGGAACTGTTATCCTCAACTGGATAGATAGACATCACCCTGTGTAGTTTCTTAAATGCAAATGGCCTAATGTAGGCTCATGGGAATGCGGATAAGTAAAAGGTTAGCCTAATATTTACAGTTAGATAATGTGATTTTGTTGACTGATACTAGTTTTTGAAAGCTTTATCGTTCTCCCAAAATCATGTAGACCTCGgcagaacaatttttttttctaccACAAGTTTCCTGACTACCTGCTGCTGTGCGATATTGATGTCTCACTGGAATACCCATTTCTTGCTTCATGCTACAAACAGACACCACCTGATACACAACTGTTTTTTTCACCCTTAGTCACTATGTGGAAATGATAATCTATAGAGTCACAAGACTCATAAATTGTTATTATcaattgtttttcagttttcttttgtgtattacctatcagtacatatatgacgtattgttttgtttttgtggtTACTATGAATTtataggttttctcttatttttgtgggtttgttatagtttgtttttgtgtataaattgacagtacatatctggtgtactgatataaaattcttttgattctgtttgttcagtgttttgccactttttttggtttgacCCATTAGTACATATgggtaatactgaaatatgtgtatgaattgacagtacatatctgGTGTAATGAGTTTGTTATGATTATTGAGCATTAAATTACTTGAATTGGTGATTTATTAAGAGTTGATTCTTCATTTTGTCAAAGCTTCAGAGTTGAGGTAATCTTCTAATTCAAATATTTTGGAAATTGATAACGACAGatgtaatgatgatgatggtttACAAGACTGTGCTCTCAAAATTAATGCGCCAAATCTAGTGTCATTTACCTATCATGGTTGGGTGACaaaggaatattttctttccagttTTCAAACACTAGAGTCTGCAAGCGTTTGGCTTTGTGTACCAAGGGGGAGAAAGATAGGTGCAGCTGTAAGTAAGTTTTTTCAAGCGCTTGCACATGTAAAAAATTTAACAATATGTG
This portion of the Papaver somniferum cultivar HN1 chromosome 11, ASM357369v1, whole genome shotgun sequence genome encodes:
- the LOC113325039 gene encoding uncharacterized protein LOC113325039, with the protein product MDFSEGYKAHLPIGSVLCPPLLLPESVVKSTVGPLLFSPSTGTRRTVSPSPSTTQTLGYAKLSLKVDGEPPIYGKSECEFGGIVKIMVNSVWKPADFVSHKYLPPPPSVVTLGYLSACTTHSVHWFKIDWDRKQHQHVLVNLGSEQFSASVLHACWGPLMNYQSLVLLDSGELILFDWGPEPERTSLDVEWKDSDSGTLTSDTRWLSFEFGSHPRIFVIACSDVVYQVDGRYHGKYIGSVLAKIELFADTHEPDKFVAICRAGSGGLNFCIASKYGLYLIDTRKPLSPVLQWIHNLDDKPSYMQVFELSELRSKADRDKYQWATQSGFVILLGSFLDDDFSFFFYGPPVPAPPKSVASIVADLCHTLYAWGHSVYLSLSGSQCYSGDCLIQEKLSNARRPKRKITGFCVITEDLLNIHLERGVGCSFGLIRLLPSGKIESQMYNASWEFDEPSAIEHLEPAESPDEDFCMDHT